A stretch of Nitrospirota bacterium DNA encodes these proteins:
- a CDS encoding Mut7-C RNAse domain-containing protein — protein sequence MADKMKFIADSMLGRLARWLRLLGCDTLYFPVIEDSLLLRTAREENRVLLTRDTRLVKRRGVKEFLLLHENDPFEQLKKVLAAFNIHPVEQSAEGGVDRPVIYSRCSLCNTTLEDISKEQVKPHVPEYVYQTSEKFKHCPECGKYYWRGTHPEKLKRKLLEII from the coding sequence ATGGCTGACAAGATGAAATTCATTGCCGATTCAATGCTGGGACGGCTTGCAAGATGGCTGAGGCTGCTTGGGTGCGACACTCTCTATTTTCCCGTTATTGAAGACAGCCTTCTCTTACGGACCGCGAGGGAAGAAAACCGTGTTCTTCTCACCAGAGACACCAGGCTTGTCAAGCGAAGGGGGGTGAAAGAATTTCTCCTTTTGCACGAGAACGATCCCTTTGAACAATTAAAAAAAGTCCTTGCCGCGTTTAACATTCACCCGGTTGAGCAATCCGCTGAGGGCGGAGTTGACCGGCCCGTTATCTACAGCAGATGTTCCCTCTGTAATACTACCCTCGAAGATATCTCCAAAGAACAGGTGAAGCCGCATGTGCCTGAATACGTCTATCAGACTTCTGAGAAGTTTAAACATTGTCCTGAATGCGGGAAGTATTACTGGCGGGGGACTCACCCTGAGAAGCTGAAGAGGAAGCTGTTGGAGATAATTTAA